TGCaagaataagaagttaaaaacatgtaaattcacAAGATATCAGCTATTCAATCCATGTTTGATCGAAGATGAATTTGGCACATAGTCCTTCATGTATCTTATCAAAGTAGAAgtacttttaagtttttgtttgaaaacatagataacaataaattaagaaaaaaagtaatgagtttatgctattaaaaaaaatggaagtccattacattatattaaaaattaatgggcttatgttacttgatatacatattcaaatcaaaataataatttaaaattgatttatatcaaaaatttattcaaaaaaatacatatattcaaaaattgatttttactaacacattttccaataaccattataaaaatatttttaatatatataagaaaaatacaatacaaagcccaatttcaaacaccaacttaaattatgatttttatatttcacattgaaaaataagatagatatatgtgattatttatatgattgtacgtataaaatattatttattataagattacttatttgatggtacgtataaaattcgattaattatatgataacacatatttttgtactCTATGATGAcacacatataggatatataatagtgattaggagTGGGCGTTCATGTTCGTTTTCGAgtctgtttgggatttcgtgttcggttcagatctttgaggatttggataaccaatttaaattattttaaaattttattatatggtttaatttttaaaaaatctataaacaattgaatatattacatataaatttgaataaaatatgtcagagtacctaacttaacatataaattggtttggtttaaatatttggatagagaattaataattatttaagtattttggagtttttagtatattttaattattttagatatttacgtttgattatttgtatatattttcaagtatttaaacgaacttaaaagtatcatatatattttggatgtttttatatatattaaatctagaaataattaatatatatataagtatataaatctattttggatactcaaaatacttcggttcaaatgggattaggtttcagttcttcaaataccaaaattttgaataattcggatatttaatcaatttcggttcggatttggaactacttattcggattgggatcggttcggttcttcgaattCAAGTTTTTTGCTCAACCCTAAATaatgacataaaaaaaacaaatagcatcatattttttttaaatacatccGCGCTGGTGCGCGGGTCAAAATCaagttaatattaaaatagttaaaattaaccTTGTTTCATGTAATTGACTCGCCAAAAATACAAAGCTAGAAATGTTTAATGAACTTAGACAGTCTCTAACTTTTCATATCCAAATCTCTGGTAATCTTTCACGAAGCTTCACATTCCAACTCACATccacaaaatagtaataatggTGACAtaaatagaatattatttaaaattttaaattaaaatttaatttttgagtaTCTTATTAAGTAAATGAAATTAACTTTCATCCATcaacttaaaattaattttagacaCATGTTCTTTAAAATCTCATCATATAGATCATTCACATAATGTCTCAAATATCCAAACGTAGTAACCCATCCAACCAAgtctaaaagtttaaaacaatagTAAGATATTAAATTTGGTAACAAATGCATTACATATTCATTCTTAGTAAACTAAATGATAATACATACCGATTAAATAAGTGTTGTCAACATTTTTTTGGAGAACTTGTTTGAACGGAATCTGATCAAACATTGGGTTTTCACTAAGTATAAAACCACAAAATACCTGACTGCTTTTGACTAAATTGATGTGGAATTGGTGGGGAGTATTCCTTCTCGACGCATCACAAGGTTTAACTTCAAATCGTCAGAATATTTTCGTCCATCTTCATCAAAAAGCTGAAGTAGTGTGTATCCAGTAATTGATGAGGAAGTGTTACTTCAATACTACAACCCTAATTTTAAAGGGaaggtaaacaaaatttattatacaataaaccaaaaatgaaaaataaatattacatagaaCTTACATTTGGGTCAGCAATAATAAGATGCTTCTCTTTCAGATTTAGCGGACTTGTTGTTTGTTATACTCTTAATTCCTTTGCCCAAACTTTGACATTAGTTGATTCTTTAGTAAGTTTGGAAATTAGGGTGTTATTGTTTGCCATGAAGTTAAGTTTGACTTTCGgtttttctctgatttttcttGAATGAGTGAAAATGTCTTAGAGAATTTAAGATTTGATAGATATGTTTAGATTGTTCTTTTGAAAGGTTTTAACTTTTCATCAGATATTAAAGAAACATCAAAAGGTATTATAAGCGAGTAATAATGTTCAAAACATAAGGATAACATACTTAAAAGGTGACAAACAATAAATTCGATATAACTTGATAATTTGTTAGTGTGTTGAcgttcaataaaaataaatttatttattaaatattgttttaaatttaaaaataaatgcataatATAAGTACTGTTAAAAAGATGATTTTTACATATAATGAAAATCAAATCTTACTTAAcaatatcagattttttttaaagatttaattTACCAAGTATATATTCAGTTCTTATTATATTctaaacaataatatatgtttttgtttaatggTTCAACAcaaagatattttcatatttgtctaaacattttataaatcttctaatatatatgaaaatacattaaTTCATCCACCATCACtctataaatgatattataCTTTTACAATATTCAATATCTAAAGATTTGCACTACctaataattatttacataataaaatatatatcaaagtactttattaacCTATCAATGTAATGTAAATGactaattttaatatgaatatgatGTTCTTAATCAAATATAGTAATTGTGAtctattgtatattttatatagtaacaaatatatgatttatgaatATCCAAGCTTTATAACTTTATGGAactatgttaaaatattttgtaaattttatctctataaatttatatagttattagTAAATCATATTTAAGACTCAAATCCATTTTCTTGGTATAAgatcattaataaaattttagtcaaaCCGATGGTAAAAGTTTTTACAATTTCTTCCTAACTACTTAATacccgaaaataaaataataacaataataaaatagcttGATTttcttctacaattttttttttaaaaaattaagtatcttagctaaaataaactaaaaatctaaaatattaagttatataataacttattttaaatcaatatgaaagaaaagGTTAAAAATTCATTgctaaacaaaaagaaaatagtgaaATATGTTGGTAGAAAAAGaagggtaatttttttttcagaatctTGTTAAagaaataacattaaatttcaTTAGTCagaaaatttgatataaattaatataacaagAACAATGAAGAAATGGTGTTGACTAGTGaccaaaataattaataacGAAGAAATGGTATTGACAAATGAccaaactaattaataataatttattgcaTCTGTATATTTTCTTGACTGGAATTTGTTGtaattttttggtaatcaatttattgttttcatttaacCAAAAAGAGCTTCATATTCCTCTTTTCTACGTCAAACTTTTCTTCGGTCAGATTTGTTGCGATACAGATAATTCATCCTTTGGTGTGAATGATCATGGCTGTCCCGGAAAATGATGATGTGAAAGTGGACTCTTCTGATCAAAATCTAGACAACAACACTGCTTCATTAGCAGCTACGATGAGGCCGCCATCTCCTGATGATCAGAACCCTGAATCCAACTCTTCTGTTGAGACACCAAACTCAACAAAGGGCAGTGAAGGGGCTCTCAAGAGTGAGATAAGTCATATGGATGTTAAGTTTTCTAAACTAAATCCGATGGCTAGGGAGTATGTTCCACAGCCACTTGCTCCAACCCTCCCTGTGTTTGTGGAGAATAGCTTATGGTTTACCAACAGTTTCGCAATGCAAGCTTTCTCTGCTGAGGACAATGACCTTTTCGATACAAGggtatgtattatgtatatcaTTTTTTACATTATTCTCTGAGTTATGGTCTATATGTGCTGGATTTATTATGTTTCATGAAAATGTCTTGTCAATGTTTACATCTTGTgaattatataacatttttttgtttatcatttcTTAGATTGATGAGAAATGTAATATGAAAATCATGATCTGTGTTTGCAATGCTGGATCTAGAATTAATTTAGAGGaccataaatatttaattcaatgttaataaaaaaattctgatAATTTGGAGAACATGTGAcctatatataatagtttttagaaaataggGGTCAAAGCGAATGTTTTATCCAGCTATACCTATAACCAACATGTGAcctatatataatagttttgtcCTTTTAATGCAGAGAATGAACTTTGGCCAATGGAAGCGAAGGATGAGCAAGAAAACAAGCCTGGCTCAGAAGGAAGAAGTAATCAGGAGAACTGTCCATGTCTTAGACATTGATCAACAGGTCTAAAAAGAGAATTGCTATCTTCATGAACGCACTTTCTCAGAAGGGAGTGTAATAAAACTAACCAAAgctctcttttgtctttttgtagGTTACTGAGGAGCAACTTGCTGGTCTCTTTCAATCTTGTGGCCAGGTACTTGAGTAATGTACCTCTTAGCcactttattttaatatcatcTTCAAACTCAAGTCTCATACATTTTCTTGTTcatttttttgggtctaaaGGTTGTTGATTGTCGTATATGCGGTGACAATAAATCGATTCTCCGTCTTGCCTTCATTGAGTTCACTGATGAAGGTACCCTCTACTCTTAACTGTTTTATCACTTTAAAATGTTCTTCTTGTGTTTACTAATTAATCATTGAAGTAATGTCTCAGAGGGAGCTAGGGCTGCTTTAAGCCTATCAGGAACACTGTTTGGTTCTTATCCTATACAAGTTCGTCTATCAAAAACAGCTATTGCACCTGTGAACCCGAGTCTCCTTCCAAAGGttagttaatttatataattatatctaaaCCAGTCTTTAGGTTTGACTCTTCCTCTAATCCTGAGATTGCATAATGTTGCTTTCAGTCTCAGGAAGAGCGTGAGAAATGTGCAAAGACTGTTTACTGTACTAATATCGACAAGAAGGTAATcttgattttcatttttctaattatttcatATCTGTTTGCATCATGACTAATTTAGTCAAACAATGTAATGGAGAAATTGAAccttttatatttatcttaattagtTCGTTTTTATATTACATGCAGGTCACTCAGATGGAACTGGAAGATTTCTTTAAAGCAGCATGTGGGGAGGTACATATTTGGTTATGGCTAGGCAGATTGTTTATACTTTATACTATGTTGTGTTTTTCGATTTTAagtcatatttattttcttgtagatTCAACATGTGAGGCTTATTGGAGACTGTCATCACCAAACCTGCATTGCTTTTGTTGAATTTAAGCTGGTGATTTTCTCTTGCCTGTTTTTTCCTTACATCAAATTTCATTATCACGTTGGTAACTGCATGAACTTGATTCTAAAGTTAAATCATATTATGATACTTATAAAAGTTTCAAGTTGagcttaattaattttacatacGTTGATACGTGATAGTCTTTTGAAGTTGTACTTATAATCCTCGGACTAGATATATATTACGTCATAAATGTGATATACACACTGCAATAATGTGCATGCtccactatatatattaatttttgtttggcCTGATGAGGCAATGTTTGACCCTAATCACCTTTGTGTACAAATAATAAAGTGGTAAATGAttaattttgaatgtttcaggTGGAAAGTGCAGTTTCTGCTCTTAATTGCAGCGGTATTGTCTTGGGCGGTCTCCCTTTAAGGTAGGGTTACAACAGTTTCactattccttttttttatacTGTGGCCTCTTGATTCTTCTCGTGTTTAGTTTTCATCAATCTATTATAACCATTTGCGATTAGCTCGTTTAGTTTTGGATGCAGAATGTTGCATgctagttgtagatataaataGTTTGGTGgattttgtaacattttctcTTGTTAAGACGCCTCAGGTctttagttattttcttttgaatcaagTGTAAGAATGTTGGTGTTCTTTAAGGTTAGCAACACATAATAAAATCATCACTGTGTCTGTGAGATTAATATTTTGCTTTTCTTCTATATGTGTGAAGGGTGAGCCAGTCAAAGACACCAGTAGAGACCAACCTGATTTAAACTAATGGTAACTTCATCAATTCAAGGAGAGAAAGAGCGATCAAATGTCATTTTAAAGATACTCAGAACCGTTTTATGTTCGTATAATTAACAATCCTTGTTGTTACTTAACCTCTCATACTTTCTCCTTCTTCTATTTGCGTTATGGACCAAATTGTtcggtttatttatttttatattcatgGATCATTTTAAGACTCTTTTTTGGGGAAATCTTTGACTTTGCTCTATCTTTTGTCTGTATCTCCATGCATAGACATCTGGTAAGATTACTGATCAGtgtgtttatttgttttaagtTCTTGTCAAATTGTTTCATTAATCTTTCTTGTTGTTTCTGTTAGATTTTAGGATAGTCTTTGCTTCgtgaaagaatatatattttctatgttaTTTAGGTTTGATCTgctttttttagtttataatcaTATTATTGTCTGAAAGAATCTAGTTAGCTTGCCAAGATATAGGCGACCATCATggtcaaacaaaacaatctaCTAAAAAGGCCCTATATCTTGATATACTATATGCACTAAACtacagtttttttataaattaggaAATCCTAAATACTTTATTCAATAGTTTAAAAATCTAAAGTGTTGGTTGGTGTCGTGATCATTTCAGACTAGATCTTTTCCACAATTATTTTGAACTTTACGTTTTAGGTTCTTTTGATGTGGTAATTAACAGATTCTATTCTTTTccatcaaaataatattttaatttaaatgctATCTTTTTGTGTAGGTAGCTTTCTGTATTGACCACAACTAAAATTAGACTCAATACATATGGAAGTTTTTCTAGTTGATATTTTTAGCATGTGTTTGTAactaaaagtatatattattcatCTTTATGACCAAGTCCTTTGACTTGTTGTTTCAGATTGGGACGTTATTAGTTAtccaataataaaaatagatatgtaTTAATAAAGAATTTATATATAGGGTTTAAAGTGGACCATCATTTCCACTAAGATAAGTCTGGACATTGATGCAAACATGATAATACAACACTATTAAATCCATGTTGAATCGAAAATGAATTTGACACATTGTTctttgtttgtaatttttacTTTTCCTAAATAGTTGTCAACAATGCAAATAGGTTATTtcatatccaaaaataaattcattaatattaaaatacttaaaattacGTAACTCCATGTTATTGACTCGCCAGAAAAGTTAAGCTAGAAATGTTTTAATGAATTTAGACAGTTTCCAATTCTTCATATCCA
Above is a window of Brassica oleracea var. oleracea cultivar TO1000 unplaced genomic scaffold, BOL UnpScaffold01326, whole genome shotgun sequence DNA encoding:
- the LOC106321226 gene encoding polyadenylate-binding protein-interacting protein 13-like, which codes for MIMAVPENDDVKVDSSDQNLDNNTASLAATMRPPSPDDQNPESNSSVETPNSTKGSEGALKSEISHMDVKFSKLNPMAREYVPQPLAPTLPVFVENSLWFTNSFAMQAFSAEDNDLFDTRRMNFGQWKRRMSKKTSLAQKEEVIRRTVHVLDIDQQVTEEQLAGLFQSCGQVVDCRICGDNKSILRLAFIEFTDEEGARAALSLSGTLFGSYPIQVRLSKTAIAPVNPSLLPKSQEEREKCAKTVYCTNIDKKVTQMELEDFFKAACGEIQHVRLIGDCHHQTCIAFVEFKLVESAVSALNCSGIVLGGLPLRVSQSKTPVETNLI